In the genome of Bradysia coprophila strain Holo2 unplaced genomic scaffold, BU_Bcop_v1 contig_494, whole genome shotgun sequence, one region contains:
- the LOC119082847 gene encoding uncharacterized protein LOC119082847 gives MNSIISNILKVKFVTIFCIFILLCMLSINTCQCRPERRHRHGHKHLHTTTTTTPETEEINATESESQIRKCFDDPTTMDLCQRCAKETKSRTVFPMCCSNEEGVKDWCEAYIYFGQ, from the exons ATGAATTCAATCATCAGTAATATACTGAAA GTCAAATTTGTGACAATATTTTGCATATTCATACTGTTGTGCATGCTGAGCATAAACACATGCCAATGTCGACCGGAAAGACGTCATCGTCACGGTCACAAACATCTGCACACAACGACAACCACAACACCCGAAACGGAAGAAATCAATGCAACAGAATCAGAGAGCCAGATCCGAAAGTGTTTCGACGATCCGACAACGATGGATCTGTGCCAGCGTTGtgcgaaagaaacaaaatcacgAACCGTATTCCCAATGTGCTGTTCGAATGAAGAAGGTGTGAAAGACTGGTGTGAGGCGTACATTTATTTTGGTCAATAA